From the genome of Psychrilyobacter atlanticus DSM 19335, one region includes:
- a CDS encoding SHOCT domain-containing protein gives MMHGYGFGSSMFMGGGIFMFIFWILIAVVIISMFSSRFKGNGFKSDADTKETPMEILKKRYAAGEITENEYEDMKEKLRD, from the coding sequence ATGATGCATGGATATGGTTTTGGGAGTTCTATGTTTATGGGAGGAGGAATTTTTATGTTTATATTTTGGATATTAATTGCAGTGGTGATAATTTCGATGTTTAGTAGTAGATTCAAAGGAAATGGATTTAAATCAGATGCTGATACAAAGGAAACTCCCATGGAAATATTGAAAAAAAGATATGCTGCAGGAGAGATAACAGAGAATGAGTATGAAGATATGAAGGAAAAGCTAAGAGATTAA
- the hcp gene encoding hydroxylamine reductase, translating to MFCYQCQETAKGTGCTVAGVCGKQAETSNLQDLLIYTLKGISILREGHPLEHRDDCDICKGVDYFIANSLFTTITNANFDDDAIAVEIKKGLEIREGLKEGGCVPKRLADHDVLTFTVDTMEEMQEKALSVGVLSTENEDVRSLRELSIYGLKGMAAYYEHANNLGYKNKEIVMFMEKALASTLDDSLSVDDLVALVLETGKYGVEAMALLDKANSGTFGNPEMTEVNIGVGTNPGILVSGHDLNDMVQLLEQTEGTGIDIYTHSEMLPTHYYPKLKKFKHLVGNYGNSWWKQKEEFETFNGPIIFTTNCIVPPKVGASYDGKVFTTNAAGYPGWERIAVNADGTKNFSKVIEMAKTCKAPTQIEEGAIIGGFAHEQVFALADKVVDAVKSGAIKKFFVMAGCDGRMKSRNYYTEFAEKLPKDTVILTAGCAKFRYNKLNLGDIGGIPRVLDAGQCNDSYSLALIALKLKEVFELEDVNELPIAYNIAWYEQKAVIVLLALLSLGVKNIHLGPTLPGFLSPTVVNVLVENFGIAGIGSVEDDINLFMGE from the coding sequence ATGTTTTGCTATCAATGTCAAGAAACAGCAAAGGGAACAGGCTGTACAGTAGCGGGAGTCTGTGGTAAACAAGCTGAAACGTCTAATTTACAAGATTTACTCATCTATACCTTAAAAGGGATATCAATCTTGAGGGAGGGGCATCCATTAGAGCATAGAGATGATTGTGATATATGCAAGGGAGTAGATTATTTTATTGCTAATTCATTGTTTACTACGATTACTAATGCTAATTTTGATGATGATGCTATTGCAGTAGAGATCAAAAAAGGACTTGAAATCAGAGAGGGGTTAAAAGAAGGAGGTTGTGTACCTAAGAGATTAGCTGATCATGATGTACTTACGTTTACAGTAGATACCATGGAAGAAATGCAGGAAAAAGCTCTAAGTGTAGGGGTGTTATCAACTGAAAATGAAGATGTAAGATCTCTGAGAGAACTTTCAATATACGGGCTAAAAGGAATGGCTGCTTACTATGAACATGCCAATAATTTAGGATATAAAAATAAAGAGATAGTAATGTTTATGGAAAAAGCATTGGCATCTACATTGGATGACAGTCTTTCAGTAGATGACTTAGTGGCATTGGTATTAGAAACTGGTAAATATGGTGTAGAAGCAATGGCACTACTGGATAAAGCGAACTCTGGAACATTTGGAAACCCTGAAATGACAGAGGTTAATATAGGTGTAGGAACTAACCCGGGAATATTAGTATCTGGGCATGATCTTAACGATATGGTTCAATTATTGGAGCAGACAGAAGGGACAGGTATAGATATCTATACTCATTCAGAGATGCTGCCGACTCACTATTATCCAAAATTGAAGAAATTTAAGCATCTGGTAGGGAACTATGGAAATTCATGGTGGAAACAAAAGGAAGAGTTTGAAACTTTTAACGGACCGATCATATTTACGACTAACTGTATAGTACCTCCTAAGGTAGGAGCATCCTATGACGGAAAAGTATTTACTACAAATGCTGCAGGATATCCAGGATGGGAGAGAATTGCAGTAAATGCAGATGGGACAAAAAACTTCTCTAAAGTTATAGAGATGGCTAAAACTTGTAAAGCTCCTACTCAGATTGAAGAGGGAGCAATCATAGGTGGATTTGCCCATGAGCAGGTATTTGCACTAGCTGATAAAGTAGTAGATGCAGTTAAGAGTGGAGCAATCAAGAAGTTCTTCGTAATGGCAGGTTGTGACGGAAGGATGAAATCAAGAAATTATTATACAGAATTTGCTGAAAAATTACCAAAAGATACAGTGATCTTGACAGCAGGTTGCGCTAAGTTTAGATATAATAAATTGAATTTGGGAGATATCGGTGGAATACCTAGAGTATTAGATGCAGGACAATGTAATGACTCTTACTCTTTAGCTTTAATAGCCCTTAAATTAAAAGAAGTATTTGAGTTAGAGGATGTAAATGAATTGCCGATTGCATATAATATTGCATGGTATGAGCAAAAAGCAGTAATAGTATTATTAGCTCTATTATCATTAGGTGTAAAGAATATCCATCTAGGACCAACATTACCAGGATTCTTATCTCCAACAGTAGTAAATGTATTAGTTGAAAACTTTGGAATAGCAGGAATCGGATCTGTAGAGGATGATATTAATTTATTTATGGGTGAGTAA
- a CDS encoding carboxypeptidase M32: MKYQEALDYVTNKLEELSNYDYASSIIYWDLETGAPKEGIRKASKVLGFYSGESHKILTDHKFNKNLDLLLENLDLLDTIHKKIIIETKKDIENIKKIPLNEYKEYSELLSQAQPIWAEAREKNDFSLFLPYLKKIIQYKQKYVNYKGYKEHPYDAVLDDYEPGITVKQLDVFFENLKDKLVPLILKINQKKDFISNDLLKLDYSIEKQKEFSIFIAKYLGFDFERGLLKESAHPFSMGLNKYDVRMTTRYFLNDLQPSLFGTIHESGHSLYEQNIGEDIWETRLGGGNSMGIHESQSRLYENLIARSLEFWIPIYPQLQEAFPENLKDVTLEEFYKAINKSQSDLIRVEADELTYSLHIILRYEIEKELIEGKITPEELPKIWNERMEKYLGVTPPNDSDGVLQDVHWAAGLFGYFPSYALGSANASQIMNTMRNKLDVDKLLKEGKLDKIKGYLGENIHKYGKLKDPNEIMEIATGETPNSKYYVDYLIEKYSNLYEV, encoded by the coding sequence ATGAAATATCAAGAAGCATTGGACTATGTAACCAATAAGTTGGAGGAACTCAGTAATTATGACTATGCATCATCGATTATTTACTGGGATTTAGAAACTGGAGCACCCAAGGAAGGGATTAGAAAGGCTTCTAAAGTTTTAGGTTTTTACAGTGGTGAATCTCATAAAATTTTAACGGATCACAAATTCAATAAAAATTTAGATCTTTTACTTGAGAATTTAGATCTTTTAGATACCATCCATAAAAAAATCATCATTGAAACTAAAAAAGACATCGAAAATATAAAAAAAATACCACTAAACGAGTATAAAGAATATAGTGAACTTCTGTCTCAAGCTCAGCCTATATGGGCAGAAGCCAGAGAAAAAAATGATTTTTCATTATTTCTACCCTACTTAAAAAAGATCATCCAATATAAACAAAAATATGTAAACTATAAAGGATATAAAGAACATCCCTATGATGCTGTTCTCGATGACTATGAGCCTGGAATAACTGTTAAACAGCTGGATGTATTCTTTGAAAATTTAAAGGATAAACTTGTTCCCCTTATCTTAAAAATCAACCAAAAGAAAGATTTTATATCCAATGATCTTTTAAAACTTGACTATTCTATCGAGAAACAAAAAGAATTTTCTATCTTCATAGCAAAATATCTTGGATTTGATTTCGAAAGAGGTCTATTGAAAGAAAGTGCACACCCATTTTCTATGGGACTCAACAAATATGATGTGAGAATGACTACCAGATATTTCTTAAATGATTTACAACCATCTCTTTTCGGAACTATCCATGAATCAGGTCACTCCCTCTATGAACAAAATATAGGAGAGGACATATGGGAAACTAGATTAGGCGGTGGAAATTCCATGGGTATCCACGAGTCTCAATCCAGATTATATGAAAATCTAATTGCCAGAAGTTTGGAATTCTGGATTCCGATCTATCCGCAATTACAGGAGGCTTTCCCCGAGAACCTAAAAGATGTTACTTTGGAAGAATTTTATAAAGCTATCAACAAAAGCCAATCAGACTTGATTAGAGTGGAAGCCGACGAGCTGACTTATTCATTACACATTATCCTCAGATATGAGATTGAAAAGGAACTTATTGAAGGTAAAATTACACCTGAAGAGTTACCAAAAATTTGGAATGAGAGAATGGAAAAGTATTTGGGAGTAACTCCTCCTAACGATTCTGACGGTGTTCTACAGGACGTCCATTGGGCTGCCGGGTTATTTGGATATTTCCCATCTTACGCTTTAGGAAGTGCTAATGCTTCTCAGATAATGAATACAATGAGAAATAAATTAGATGTAGATAAACTTCTAAAAGAGGGAAAATTAGATAAAATAAAAGGATATTTAGGAGAAAATATCCATAAATACGGAAAACTTAAAGATCCCAATGAAATTATGGAAATTGCCACTGGAGAGACTCCTAATTCAAAATATTATGTAGACTATTTAATTGAGAAATACAGCAATTTATACGAGGTATAA
- a CDS encoding YaaA family protein → MKIIFSPAKSMDFSNSIKDPLKINFTDKTNFLLENLKTLSLDEITKIMKIKGNTLNHVKEIYKNFENANTKKAITAYNGVSFKQLDLTNYNQEEFVFLDTHLIILSALYGVIEPSNLIKEYRLDMNMKLLEDQNLYKFWRKEINEYFKDDEFIINLASKEFSKLIEKPMLTIDFKERKGELYKSVSAYSKKGRGMMLNYIIKNNVTSIDEIKKFNLDGYSLNDKLSDKFNLIFTR, encoded by the coding sequence ATGAAAATCATATTTTCACCTGCAAAGTCTATGGATTTTTCAAATTCCATAAAAGATCCCCTTAAAATAAATTTCACCGATAAAACAAATTTTCTTCTAGAGAACTTAAAAACTCTGTCTCTAGATGAAATAACTAAGATAATGAAAATCAAGGGAAATACCTTAAATCATGTAAAAGAGATCTATAAAAATTTCGAAAATGCCAATACTAAAAAAGCGATAACTGCTTACAATGGAGTCTCATTTAAACAACTAGATTTAACTAACTATAACCAGGAGGAGTTTGTATTTTTAGATACTCACCTCATCATTCTTTCGGCTCTATACGGGGTAATAGAACCTTCTAATCTTATAAAAGAATATAGATTAGATATGAATATGAAACTCCTAGAGGATCAGAATTTATATAAGTTCTGGAGAAAGGAAATAAATGAATATTTCAAAGATGATGAGTTCATTATAAACTTGGCTTCTAAAGAATTTTCTAAACTCATAGAAAAACCCATGCTGACTATAGATTTCAAAGAAAGAAAAGGAGAACTCTACAAATCAGTGAGTGCTTATTCTAAAAAAGGAAGAGGTATGATGCTGAACTATATAATAAAAAATAATGTTACCTCTATCGATGAGATCAAAAAATTTAATTTAGATGGGTATTCTTTAAATGATAAATTGTCCGATAAATTTAATTTGATTTTTACAAGATGA
- a CDS encoding PLP-dependent aminotransferase family protein: MNIKITLNKDTDIYKQIYLYFKEEILVERFKVNDKLPSIRQIANKLKINNITVLKAYSLLETDGYIYKVKGSGSFVKNINLNNTCTLQKPILENFKGGQIKINSNINFASATPNKEIFPTKIFQNIISDLFLGDAPDLFIYEDSQGNFDLRKNIANLLKKEIKNISHREIQIINGAQQGLDLLKKGIIKNSSTIVLGSPTYSSAITTFSNFCKIKTVPVQADGFDMAALEDLLRSSKIDYIYVMTNFQSPTGYKWSKDKKTKLLNLAEEYNFYILEDDCLSELYYHDISTSSIKSIDFNDKVFYINTFSKVIMPGLRLGYLIPPKKFISSVINSKFISDISSCNLSQKSLNVFLENHYEEHLSKIRSFYKKKYELVKSLIFKSKFLKLDYLPEGGFYFWVSIVNNLNCDLLYMKFKERGVNVLPGNVFFYKKTSSNKIRISFAAVSEDEIILGFKIIEETIYEIIHEGENTYTPLI, from the coding sequence ATGAACATAAAAATAACTCTAAATAAAGACACAGATATCTACAAACAAATCTATTTATATTTCAAGGAAGAAATACTGGTTGAAAGATTCAAAGTAAATGATAAATTACCCTCCATACGACAGATTGCAAACAAACTTAAAATAAATAATATAACTGTTTTAAAGGCATACTCACTGTTAGAAACAGACGGTTACATCTACAAAGTAAAAGGAAGCGGATCCTTTGTTAAAAATATAAATTTAAACAATACCTGTACCCTGCAAAAACCAATCTTGGAAAATTTTAAAGGAGGGCAGATCAAAATAAATTCCAATATTAACTTTGCCAGCGCTACCCCCAATAAAGAAATATTTCCAACCAAGATATTTCAAAATATTATTTCCGATCTTTTTTTAGGAGATGCTCCAGATCTATTTATTTACGAAGATTCACAGGGAAATTTCGATTTGAGAAAAAATATCGCTAACCTATTAAAAAAAGAGATAAAAAATATCTCTCACAGGGAAATTCAGATTATTAATGGTGCACAACAGGGTTTAGATCTGTTAAAAAAAGGGATAATAAAAAATAGCTCTACCATTGTTTTGGGAAGCCCCACTTATTCCAGTGCAATCACTACTTTTTCCAATTTTTGTAAAATTAAAACTGTCCCTGTACAAGCAGATGGCTTTGATATGGCAGCATTAGAAGATCTCCTTAGATCTTCTAAAATAGATTATATCTATGTCATGACTAACTTTCAGAGCCCAACGGGATATAAATGGTCCAAGGATAAAAAAACTAAACTATTAAACTTAGCTGAAGAATATAATTTTTATATCCTTGAAGATGATTGCTTATCTGAATTGTATTACCATGATATTTCTACTTCTTCTATAAAGTCTATAGATTTTAACGATAAAGTTTTTTACATCAATACTTTTTCTAAAGTTATTATGCCTGGTCTCAGATTAGGATATTTGATCCCACCTAAAAAATTTATTTCCAGCGTTATTAACTCTAAATTTATCTCTGATATCTCGTCTTGTAATCTATCTCAAAAATCATTAAATGTATTTTTAGAAAATCATTATGAGGAACATCTATCAAAAATAAGAAGTTTTTATAAAAAGAAATATGAACTGGTAAAATCTCTTATTTTTAAATCAAAATTTTTAAAATTAGATTATCTTCCTGAAGGTGGCTTTTATTTCTGGGTTTCAATTGTAAATAACTTAAATTGTGATTTATTATATATGAAATTTAAAGAACGAGGGGTCAATGTTCTACCTGGGAATGTATTTTTTTATAAAAAAACTAGTTCCAATAAAATAAGGATTAGTTTTGCTGCTGTGAGTGAAGATGAAATAATATTAGGATTTAAAATTATAGAAGAAACTATCTACGAAATAATACATGAGGGTGAAAACACCTATACTCCTTTAATTTAA
- a CDS encoding MalY/PatB family protein: protein MKYNFNEKIDRKNNHSAKWSEMDKNFVSNDLWPMWIADMDLKTAPEVTKAMAEKAPEGIFGYVYRPDAYYRSAVRWCKDRFSWEIETKNLIHTPGVVPGISLMIRLLTNPSDKIMIQNPVYYPFTNVVKKNNRNLVVNSLIKDESGYYTMDYTDFEEKAKDPDLKFFILCNPHNPVGRSWKRDELEKIGKICLENNVRIISDEIWRDLVMPGNVHTPMSSISKEIEDITITCFSAAKTFNLAGLQAAFLHFPRLDEREIMDTELGILDIKRNNPFAIVAVEAAFTRCHSWADQLVEHIDGNMDYLVDYVSKNLPRVKVRKPEATYLVWLDFSDYGLNKDELSRLMQEKGKIALDDGYWFGVEGEGYERINVACPRYMLEEGVKRIKKALSHL, encoded by the coding sequence ATGAAGTATAACTTTAATGAAAAAATTGATAGAAAAAATAATCATTCTGCTAAATGGTCAGAAATGGATAAAAATTTTGTTTCAAATGACCTTTGGCCTATGTGGATAGCGGACATGGACCTGAAAACAGCCCCAGAGGTAACTAAGGCCATGGCAGAAAAAGCTCCAGAGGGTATTTTTGGTTATGTTTATAGGCCGGATGCCTACTATAGGAGTGCTGTGAGATGGTGTAAAGATAGATTTTCCTGGGAGATAGAGACAAAAAACCTCATCCATACTCCAGGAGTAGTACCGGGGATATCTCTTATGATAAGACTATTAACGAACCCCTCGGATAAAATAATGATACAAAATCCTGTATACTATCCATTTACAAATGTAGTAAAGAAGAATAACAGAAACCTTGTGGTAAACTCATTAATCAAAGATGAGAGTGGATATTATACTATGGATTATACAGATTTTGAGGAGAAAGCAAAGGATCCAGATTTAAAGTTTTTTATTCTTTGTAACCCCCATAATCCAGTGGGAAGATCTTGGAAGAGAGATGAGCTTGAAAAGATAGGAAAGATCTGTTTAGAAAATAATGTAAGAATAATTTCAGATGAGATATGGAGAGACCTTGTAATGCCTGGGAATGTACATACTCCAATGTCTTCTATCTCAAAGGAAATAGAGGACATTACAATTACTTGTTTTTCTGCAGCCAAAACTTTTAATTTAGCAGGACTTCAGGCAGCATTTTTACACTTTCCAAGACTGGATGAGAGAGAAATAATGGATACAGAGCTTGGGATATTAGATATAAAAAGAAATAATCCATTTGCAATTGTTGCAGTGGAAGCAGCTTTTACAAGGTGCCATTCGTGGGCAGATCAACTGGTAGAGCATATAGATGGAAATATGGATTATTTGGTAGATTATGTTTCTAAAAATCTACCAAGAGTAAAGGTAAGAAAACCAGAGGCGACTTATCTTGTTTGGCTTGATTTTTCAGACTATGGCCTAAATAAAGATGAACTTTCGAGACTAATGCAGGAAAAAGGAAAGATAGCACTAGATGATGGTTATTGGTTTGGAGTAGAAGGGGAAGGTTATGAAAGGATAAATGTAGCGTGCCCAAGATATATGTTAGAAGAGGGAGTAAAGAGAATAAAAAAAGCATTGAGTCATCTATAA
- the megL gene encoding methionine gamma-lyase, with translation MKGIQEKGFGTKAIHGGAEKNPFGTLTTPIYQSSTFVFDTAEQGGKRFALEEAGYIYSRLGNPTSSVVEGKLALLEGAEAALATSSGMGAISSTMWTLLKAGDHLLADKTLYGCTYALLSHGLTKFGIDVEFVDTSDLEAVKKAMKPNTRIVYLETPANPNLKVVDVTAVCEIAHKNEGTKVVVDNTFATPYLQNPIKLGADLVVHSATKYLNGHGDVVAGFVAGDLETVTQIRLIGVKDMTGSVLSPQDAFLMIRGMKTLELRMERHCSNAYEVARFLDAHPMVEKVYYPGLESHEGHEIAKEQMNGFGGIMAFEVKGGIEAGKKLLNSLELCTLAVSLGDTETLIQHPASMTHSPYTREERVASGITDGLVRISVGLEGVNDIIDDLKQGLEKI, from the coding sequence ATGAAGGGGATTCAAGAAAAAGGGTTTGGAACAAAGGCGATACATGGGGGAGCAGAAAAAAATCCATTTGGAACATTAACTACACCAATATATCAAAGTTCTACATTTGTATTTGACACTGCAGAACAAGGTGGTAAAAGATTTGCTTTAGAAGAAGCAGGATATATTTATTCAAGATTAGGAAACCCTACATCAAGTGTTGTAGAGGGGAAATTAGCGTTATTAGAGGGAGCAGAAGCGGCGTTAGCTACTAGTTCAGGAATGGGAGCTATCTCATCTACAATGTGGACATTACTTAAAGCTGGAGACCATTTGTTAGCTGACAAAACTTTATACGGTTGTACATATGCTTTATTAAGTCATGGGTTAACTAAATTTGGAATCGATGTGGAATTTGTTGATACTTCTGATTTAGAAGCAGTGAAAAAAGCTATGAAACCTAATACTAGAATAGTTTATTTAGAAACACCGGCAAACCCTAACTTAAAAGTTGTGGATGTAACAGCTGTTTGCGAGATAGCCCATAAAAATGAAGGAACTAAGGTAGTAGTAGATAATACATTTGCAACACCATACCTTCAAAATCCTATAAAATTAGGAGCTGACTTAGTAGTTCATTCAGCAACTAAATATTTAAATGGTCATGGAGATGTAGTAGCAGGATTTGTAGCAGGAGATTTAGAAACGGTAACTCAAATAAGGCTAATAGGTGTAAAAGATATGACTGGTTCAGTTCTTAGTCCGCAAGATGCTTTCCTTATGATAAGAGGAATGAAAACTTTAGAGCTTAGAATGGAAAGACACTGCAGTAATGCATATGAGGTAGCTAGGTTTTTAGATGCTCATCCTATGGTGGAGAAGGTATATTACCCAGGACTTGAATCTCATGAGGGACATGAAATTGCAAAGGAACAAATGAATGGATTCGGTGGAATAATGGCATTTGAGGTGAAGGGTGGAATAGAAGCAGGGAAAAAATTATTGAATAGCTTAGAGTTATGTACTCTAGCGGTGAGTTTGGGAGATACAGAAACATTGATCCAGCACCCGGCATCTATGACTCATTCTCCATATACTAGAGAAGAGAGAGTGGCATCAGGAATTACAGATGGATTAGTTAGAATATCTGTAGGTTTAGAGGGTGTAAACGATATTATAGATGATTTAAAGCAGGGATTGGAAAAAATATAA
- a CDS encoding dicarboxylate/amino acid:cation symporter, which produces MSGQLKKNGIWESYKPMILLLIGIVAGSIIGLIYGERAIVLKPFGQIFLNLMFTAVVPLVFFSLASSIAKMSNMKRLGKILRNILGIFCITGMFAAIIIIIIVRIYPPAQGVVMDFGEYVQPEKANLLDQLVKALTVGDFNLILSKNAMLPLIIFAMTFGYCVSAVNKAKGVTTSALVDVLDMCSEVFMKMISIIMLYAPIGLGAYFAALIGQFGADLLGAYARAILMFYPICIIYFLTAFTGYAYYAGGKKGVKLFYKNIFPVVLTSLATQSSVATLPTNFESGKKIGVPEDISSITLPLGATIHMDGTALTTLMKIAFLFGIFNMEFTGIGTWATAIAISVMSGVVISGIPGGGMMGSLIIVAFYGFNPEVIPIIVTIGILTDAMATMINATGDCVASMMVARRVEGKGWMEKSIENSEELKVDTIV; this is translated from the coding sequence ATGTCTGGGCAGCTGAAAAAAAATGGGATTTGGGAATCGTATAAACCTATGATTCTTTTGTTAATAGGAATCGTAGCTGGGAGTATTATTGGTTTGATTTATGGGGAAAGAGCAATAGTTTTGAAACCATTTGGTCAAATTTTTCTTAATTTAATGTTCACAGCGGTAGTACCACTGGTATTCTTTAGTTTGGCAAGTTCAATAGCTAAGATGTCAAATATGAAGCGTTTAGGAAAAATACTTAGAAATATTTTAGGGATCTTTTGCATAACAGGGATGTTTGCTGCAATCATTATTATTATCATAGTTAGAATTTATCCACCGGCACAGGGTGTGGTAATGGACTTCGGAGAATATGTTCAGCCTGAAAAAGCTAACTTATTGGACCAGTTAGTAAAAGCTCTTACAGTTGGAGACTTTAATTTAATTCTATCTAAAAATGCCATGCTTCCATTGATAATATTTGCCATGACATTTGGTTATTGTGTCAGTGCAGTCAATAAGGCAAAGGGTGTTACTACAAGTGCCTTGGTAGATGTATTGGATATGTGTAGTGAAGTATTTATGAAGATGATAAGTATTATTATGTTATATGCACCAATTGGATTGGGAGCTTACTTTGCAGCATTGATAGGTCAGTTTGGTGCTGACTTATTAGGAGCTTATGCCAGAGCTATCTTGATGTTTTATCCTATTTGTATCATCTATTTTTTAACAGCATTTACAGGGTATGCATATTATGCTGGCGGGAAAAAAGGAGTGAAATTATTTTATAAAAATATATTTCCTGTAGTATTAACATCACTGGCTACTCAAAGTTCAGTGGCTACCCTGCCGACTAACTTTGAAAGTGGAAAAAAAATAGGAGTGCCTGAAGACATAAGTAGTATAACTCTTCCACTTGGAGCAACTATTCATATGGATGGAACAGCTTTGACTACATTGATGAAAATAGCTTTCTTATTTGGAATCTTTAATATGGAATTCACAGGAATAGGGACATGGGCAACTGCTATTGCCATATCGGTAATGTCTGGAGTTGTAATAAGTGGGATTCCAGGAGGAGGAATGATGGGTTCACTTATCATTGTTGCTTTCTACGGATTTAACCCAGAAGTTATACCTATTATTGTAACAATAGGTATTCTTACAGATGCTATGGCTACAATGATAAATGCAACTGGAGATTGCGTGGCATCTATGATGGTAGCAAGAAGAGTTGAAGGGAAAGGATGGATGGAGAAATCTATTGAAAACTCGGAAGAATTAAAAGTAGATACCATCGTTTAA
- a CDS encoding AI-2E family transporter translates to MKKINKPLFTGIILILIYTRLNNSGAITLTINKFFSFFSVFIYGGIIAFLLNPILKFLEKNKKIKRKYSISILYFSLILLLGLFFSFIIPRLTRNISDLIENYPKYISVFENSVDKYRHLFPFLKDVNILNELLLLQQKTLIFLQQEFSFLIGQFLGVTAKIISLIFSLIFSIFFLGNKEYFHKLAKEILDTFLSKTLSRGIKILSKKIERVFLGYLSGKTLDSMIIGGIAMVGLTILHIPYVILLGIFITIFNFVPYVGPFIGIVLGATIALFANPSNTLIVIIFLALLQQFDAWVLEPKILGNSLNLSMFWTIAAVTLGGSIWGALGIIIAIPTFALIKELYLIKSTTKKSHDIVE, encoded by the coding sequence ATGAAAAAAATAAACAAACCCTTATTTACAGGGATAATTTTAATTTTAATCTACACAAGACTTAATAACTCAGGAGCAATAACCCTAACTATCAATAAATTTTTCTCCTTTTTTTCAGTATTTATCTATGGGGGAATCATTGCTTTTCTATTAAATCCCATCCTTAAATTCTTAGAAAAAAATAAAAAAATAAAAAGAAAGTATAGTATCTCAATATTATATTTTTCCCTTATTCTCCTCTTAGGATTATTCTTTTCATTTATAATTCCTAGATTAACGAGAAATATATCCGACCTAATAGAAAATTATCCAAAATATATCTCAGTCTTTGAAAATTCTGTAGATAAATATAGACATCTCTTTCCATTTTTAAAGGATGTCAACATCTTAAATGAACTTTTACTTTTACAGCAAAAAACCCTTATTTTCCTACAACAGGAATTTTCTTTCTTGATTGGACAGTTTTTAGGAGTTACAGCAAAAATTATAAGTTTGATTTTTTCCCTTATATTTTCTATATTCTTTTTGGGAAATAAGGAATATTTCCATAAGTTGGCCAAGGAGATTTTAGATACGTTTTTATCCAAAACTTTATCTAGAGGAATAAAAATTCTTTCTAAAAAAATAGAAAGGGTATTCTTAGGATACCTTTCTGGAAAAACTTTAGATTCCATGATAATTGGAGGAATCGCCATGGTTGGGTTGACAATCCTCCACATCCCCTATGTTATTTTACTGGGAATATTTATCACTATATTTAATTTTGTCCCATATGTGGGACCCTTTATAGGAATTGTTTTAGGAGCAACTATAGCATTGTTCGCCAATCCCAGCAACACCCTTATAGTTATAATTTTCCTGGCACTGTTACAGCAATTTGATGCCTGGGTTTTAGAACCTAAGATCTTAGGAAACAGCCTGAATCTCAGTATGTTTTGGACCATTGCAGCCGTTACCCTTGGTGGAAGTATTTGGGGAGCTCTAGGAATCATAATAGCCATTCCTACTTTTGCTCTAATAAAAGAACTATATCTCATAAAGAGTACAACCAAAAAATCTCATGATATAGTCGAATAA